One Helicoverpa armigera isolate CAAS_96S chromosome 1, ASM3070526v1, whole genome shotgun sequence genomic window carries:
- the LOC110379210 gene encoding paramyosin isoform X1 yields MKATKLYAKQRATRLEQSPRTGVDHTCSSPDLPGNRSRGKGRQHPEDYGKPVFEGQSASESQLLVRDNASNPTSPRLDHIPGKGDNCCSPVSDSMDHNSPIQDMCTSRKCTRVYPQRDPGSTPAYKQDRSRSCGKQATVKKHGICSPVSYESEEALSRQIKDIHHDARKSSRIIRDSRNRLLEIQKKTTITEADIKELGERNDLLLREMERFDRMTRTIQKLVGGDPLMRKREEPPRCLDYYVPKNAYEPALYHEMKMNHPTVLLAGPRCGAAPGPAATGPQSRSKSEIDLTRKLSESYDMQEKLAADNADLEVKRYILYKELMTKDQNLETCRAQIKRLQGELKLMSRENTLLHEKLDKNNPEGDAAPVKQDSRCQQENTDLCEQSGKSVDSTQAEELFSKLEDYKNSTEGIEKLLGGLEIEVRQVRMEMDQVKSASRNGCRGSGGNPNTCFEQGAGPPVPPMARACGVCPPCPAPCNPNAPPTPAEREVQKLTLQLRQTEESFKTKVAECAMLRADLMKKKEELEKERCQHREVQNKLRELEMKFEGLGTHTNMLLGTKEQAFEQEINLRSLKQCYREAREEIEELRTLMKEQNDQLQDYRVKYLQAQQLVEEQRRQMDMMDMDNTRISEQINLEIQKVKLKFQEKLQELAPIPDLLKATQMRLKDAQQAQALAEHNAEQLARELNCAREKVHALLHNSLKASPEKVQEKSADDKQLAMMQQRVAQLTETNIALKTEIERLKANVIRMEESVLANEKRLQEKMHECAQIGGELDRARDEAARALQRANERTETIRKCMQTTIAEMERQLAATRAQVKTAEKEREELQCRMQCQIRRLNDNFEQAQLRILGLQTQVTTLRRTVSSTGDGEGDNELQECTCKSFFDNP; encoded by the exons GCTACGAAATTGTATGCAAAGCAGCGTGCGACGCGCCTGGAGCAGTCTCCGAGGACCGGTGTCGACCACACGTGCAGTTCTCCTGATCTGCCGGGTAACAGGAGCAGGGGTAAGGGCAGACAGCACCCTGAGGACTACGGCAAACCCGTCTTCGAAGGCCAGTCGGCTTCAGAATCACAGCTG CTGGTACGAGACAATGCTTCAAACCCAACATCTCCTCGGCTAGACCACATCCCGGGCAAGGGCGACAACTGCTGCAGTCCGGTGTCTGACAGCATGGACCACAACAGCCCCATCCAGGATATGTGCACCAGCAGAAAATGCACCAGGGTTTACCCCCAGAGAGACCCCGGGAGTACTCCAGCTTACAAACAAGACAGGTCTAGGAGTTGTGGTAAACAGGCTACGGTTAAG aaACATGGAATAT GTTCACCAGTGTCCTATGAATCTGAAGAGGCTCTATCACGTCAGATCAAGGACATCCATCATGATGCTAGGAAGAGCTCCCGGATCATCAGGGATTCCAGGAACAGGCTCCTCGAAATTCAAAAG AAAACCACAATAACAGAGGCTGATATAAAGGAGCTAGGTGAACGCAACGACTTGCTGCTTCGGGAGATGGAGAGGTTCGACCGCATGACCAGGACTATTCAGAAGCTGGTGGGAGGCGATCCTCTGATGCGGAAGAGAGAGGAGCCACCGAGGTGCTTGGATTATTATGTGCCAAAGAATGCTTATG AGCCAGCCCTATACCACGAGATGAAGATGAATCACCCGACAGTGCTCCTCGCGGGTCCCCGATGCGGTGCGGCCCCAGGTCCGGCTGCCACCGGGCCCCAGAGCCGCAGCAAATCC GAGATTGACCTGACTCGCAAGCTAAGTGAGAGCTACGACATGCAAGAGAAATTGGCCGCTGATAACGCCGACTTAGAAGTCAAGAG gtatatattgtaCAAGGAGCTTATGACGAAAGACCAGAATCTGGAGACTTGCAGAGCTCAGATCAAGAGACTGCAAGGGGAACTGAAGTTAATGAGTAGAGAGAATACTTTGCTACATGAAAAGCTGGATAAGAATAATCCGGAG GGCGATGCGGCTCCGGTGAAACAAGATTCCAGATGTCAACAGGAGAATACAGATTTATGTGAACAA agtGGCAAGTCTGTCGATTCAACTCAAGCGGAGGAGCTTTTTAGTAAATTAGAGGATTATAAGAATTCTACCGAAGGGATA GAAAAACTATTAGGAGGATTGGAGATAGAAGTGCGTCAAGTGAGGATGGAAATGGACCAGGTGAAGAGTGCCTCGAGGAATGGATGCCGCGGCAGTGGCGGCAACCCTAACACTTGTTTTGAGCAAGGG GCGGGACCACCAGTGCCTCCCATGGCGAGAGCa TGTGGTGTATGTCCTCCTTGTCCAGCACCATGCAACCCTAACGCTCCACCG ACTCCCGCTGAGAGGGAAGTGCAGAAACTAACACTCCAGCTACGACAGACCGAAGAAAGCTTCAAAACCAAAGTTGCTGAG TGCGCTATGCTCAGAGCGGACCTAATGAAAAAGAAAGAAGAGTTGGAGAAAGAAAGGTGCCAACATCGAGAGGTGCAGAACAAATTGAGAGAGCTAGAGATGAAGTTCGAAGGACTCGGTACTCATACGAACATGCTACTAGGGACCAAAGAACAGGCTTTTGAGCAGGAGATCAACTTAAGGTCTCTGAAGCAATGTTACAGGGAGGCAAGAGAGGAGATCGAGGAACTACGGACCTTGATGAAGGAGCAAAATGACCAGCTGCAGGATTATAGAGTCAAA TACCTGCAAGCTCAGCAGCTAGTGGAAGAGCAGCGCCGTCAGATGGACATGATGGACATGGATAACACGAGGATCAGCGAACAGATCAACCTTGAGATACAGAAAGTCAAG CTGAAATTCCAAGAGAAGCTTCAAGAGTTGGCGCCGATCCCGGACCTACTGAAGGCCACGCAGATGAGGCTGAAGGATGCGCAACAGGCGCAGGCCCTCGCTGAGCATAACGCGGAACAACTCGCCAGGGAACTCAACTGTGCCAGGGAGAAG GTCCATGCGCTACTGCACAACAGTTTGAAGGCCTCTCCGGAGAAGGTGCAAGAAAAGAGTGCAGATGACAAACAATTGGCGATGATGCAGCAGCGAGTGGCACAACTCACGGAGACTAATATAGCGCTCAAGACTGAGATCGAAAGACTCAA AGCGAACGTGATTCGCATGGAGGAGTCAGTGCTGGCCAACGAGAAGCGTCTGCAAGAGAAGATGCACGAGTGTGCACAGATTGGCGGCGAGCTGGACCGCGCGCGGGACGAGGCCGCGCGGGCGCTGCAGCGAGCCAATGAACGCACGGAGACCATCCGCAA ATGTATGCAGACTACAATAGCAGAAATGGAAAGACAGCTTGCTGCTACTCGAGCTCAAGTGAAGACCGCTGAGAAAGAGCGAGAGGAG TTGCAATGTCGCATGCAGTGCCAGATCAGACGCCTGAATGACAACTTTGAGCAGGCGCAGCTTCGCATTCTGGGGCTTCAGACCCAAGTCACGACCCTCAGGAGAACCGTCTCCAGCACAGGTGACGGAGAAGGAGACAACGAACTACAGGAGTGCACCTGTAAATCCTTCTTCGATAATCCTTGA
- the LOC110379210 gene encoding paramyosin isoform X2, with product MYNTSILGSPVSYESEEALSRQIKDIHHDARKSSRIIRDSRNRLLEIQKKTTITEADIKELGERNDLLLREMERFDRMTRTIQKLVGGDPLMRKREEPPRCLDYYVPKNAYEPALYHEMKMNHPTVLLAGPRCGAAPGPAATGPQSRSKSEIDLTRKLSESYDMQEKLAADNADLEVKRYILYKELMTKDQNLETCRAQIKRLQGELKLMSRENTLLHEKLDKNNPEGDAAPVKQDSRCQQENTDLCEQSGKSVDSTQAEELFSKLEDYKNSTEGIEKLLGGLEIEVRQVRMEMDQVKSASRNGCRGSGGNPNTCFEQGAGPPVPPMARACGVCPPCPAPCNPNAPPTPAEREVQKLTLQLRQTEESFKTKVAECAMLRADLMKKKEELEKERCQHREVQNKLRELEMKFEGLGTHTNMLLGTKEQAFEQEINLRSLKQCYREAREEIEELRTLMKEQNDQLQDYRVKYLQAQQLVEEQRRQMDMMDMDNTRISEQINLEIQKVKLKFQEKLQELAPIPDLLKATQMRLKDAQQAQALAEHNAEQLARELNCAREKVHALLHNSLKASPEKVQEKSADDKQLAMMQQRVAQLTETNIALKTEIERLKANVIRMEESVLANEKRLQEKMHECAQIGGELDRARDEAARALQRANERTETIRKCMQTTIAEMERQLAATRAQVKTAEKEREELQCRMQCQIRRLNDNFEQAQLRILGLQTQVTTLRRTVSSTGDGEGDNELQECTCKSFFDNP from the exons AT GTATAATACCAGTATATTAGGTTCACCAGTGTCCTATGAATCTGAAGAGGCTCTATCACGTCAGATCAAGGACATCCATCATGATGCTAGGAAGAGCTCCCGGATCATCAGGGATTCCAGGAACAGGCTCCTCGAAATTCAAAAG AAAACCACAATAACAGAGGCTGATATAAAGGAGCTAGGTGAACGCAACGACTTGCTGCTTCGGGAGATGGAGAGGTTCGACCGCATGACCAGGACTATTCAGAAGCTGGTGGGAGGCGATCCTCTGATGCGGAAGAGAGAGGAGCCACCGAGGTGCTTGGATTATTATGTGCCAAAGAATGCTTATG AGCCAGCCCTATACCACGAGATGAAGATGAATCACCCGACAGTGCTCCTCGCGGGTCCCCGATGCGGTGCGGCCCCAGGTCCGGCTGCCACCGGGCCCCAGAGCCGCAGCAAATCC GAGATTGACCTGACTCGCAAGCTAAGTGAGAGCTACGACATGCAAGAGAAATTGGCCGCTGATAACGCCGACTTAGAAGTCAAGAG gtatatattgtaCAAGGAGCTTATGACGAAAGACCAGAATCTGGAGACTTGCAGAGCTCAGATCAAGAGACTGCAAGGGGAACTGAAGTTAATGAGTAGAGAGAATACTTTGCTACATGAAAAGCTGGATAAGAATAATCCGGAG GGCGATGCGGCTCCGGTGAAACAAGATTCCAGATGTCAACAGGAGAATACAGATTTATGTGAACAA agtGGCAAGTCTGTCGATTCAACTCAAGCGGAGGAGCTTTTTAGTAAATTAGAGGATTATAAGAATTCTACCGAAGGGATA GAAAAACTATTAGGAGGATTGGAGATAGAAGTGCGTCAAGTGAGGATGGAAATGGACCAGGTGAAGAGTGCCTCGAGGAATGGATGCCGCGGCAGTGGCGGCAACCCTAACACTTGTTTTGAGCAAGGG GCGGGACCACCAGTGCCTCCCATGGCGAGAGCa TGTGGTGTATGTCCTCCTTGTCCAGCACCATGCAACCCTAACGCTCCACCG ACTCCCGCTGAGAGGGAAGTGCAGAAACTAACACTCCAGCTACGACAGACCGAAGAAAGCTTCAAAACCAAAGTTGCTGAG TGCGCTATGCTCAGAGCGGACCTAATGAAAAAGAAAGAAGAGTTGGAGAAAGAAAGGTGCCAACATCGAGAGGTGCAGAACAAATTGAGAGAGCTAGAGATGAAGTTCGAAGGACTCGGTACTCATACGAACATGCTACTAGGGACCAAAGAACAGGCTTTTGAGCAGGAGATCAACTTAAGGTCTCTGAAGCAATGTTACAGGGAGGCAAGAGAGGAGATCGAGGAACTACGGACCTTGATGAAGGAGCAAAATGACCAGCTGCAGGATTATAGAGTCAAA TACCTGCAAGCTCAGCAGCTAGTGGAAGAGCAGCGCCGTCAGATGGACATGATGGACATGGATAACACGAGGATCAGCGAACAGATCAACCTTGAGATACAGAAAGTCAAG CTGAAATTCCAAGAGAAGCTTCAAGAGTTGGCGCCGATCCCGGACCTACTGAAGGCCACGCAGATGAGGCTGAAGGATGCGCAACAGGCGCAGGCCCTCGCTGAGCATAACGCGGAACAACTCGCCAGGGAACTCAACTGTGCCAGGGAGAAG GTCCATGCGCTACTGCACAACAGTTTGAAGGCCTCTCCGGAGAAGGTGCAAGAAAAGAGTGCAGATGACAAACAATTGGCGATGATGCAGCAGCGAGTGGCACAACTCACGGAGACTAATATAGCGCTCAAGACTGAGATCGAAAGACTCAA AGCGAACGTGATTCGCATGGAGGAGTCAGTGCTGGCCAACGAGAAGCGTCTGCAAGAGAAGATGCACGAGTGTGCACAGATTGGCGGCGAGCTGGACCGCGCGCGGGACGAGGCCGCGCGGGCGCTGCAGCGAGCCAATGAACGCACGGAGACCATCCGCAA ATGTATGCAGACTACAATAGCAGAAATGGAAAGACAGCTTGCTGCTACTCGAGCTCAAGTGAAGACCGCTGAGAAAGAGCGAGAGGAG TTGCAATGTCGCATGCAGTGCCAGATCAGACGCCTGAATGACAACTTTGAGCAGGCGCAGCTTCGCATTCTGGGGCTTCAGACCCAAGTCACGACCCTCAGGAGAACCGTCTCCAGCACAGGTGACGGAGAAGGAGACAACGAACTACAGGAGTGCACCTGTAAATCCTTCTTCGATAATCCTTGA